One window of Quercus robur chromosome 5, dhQueRobu3.1, whole genome shotgun sequence genomic DNA carries:
- the LOC126728107 gene encoding MFP1 attachment factor 1-like yields the protein MSRTKDFGLGSLITVFSIWPPTQRTRDVVVVRLVETLSKQSILSKCYGTLPSNEASSAARLIETEAFSTAAASSSAEDDGIEILPVYSREISGKMLDTVKTRASSAAASFVVDAGTAPQTPSFEAASATAASEDNSPTVTES from the coding sequence TGTTCAGCATATGGCCACCGACACAGCGCACGCGCGACGTCGTGGTGGTGCGCCTCGTCGAGACGCTCTCCAAGCAGTCCATTCTCTCCAAGTGCTACGGCACCTTGCCGAGCAACGAGGCCTCCTCCGCCGCGCGCCTCATCGAGACTGAGGCTTTCTCCACTGCCGCCGCATCCTCCTCTGCTGAGGACGACGGCATCGAGATCCTCCCAGTTTACTCTCGCGAGATCAGCGGCAAAATGCTTGACACTGTTAAGACTCGTGCCTCCTCCGCCGCCGCTTCTTTTGTCGTCGACGCTGGAACTGCGCCGCAGACTCCGTCTTTCGAGGCTGCTTCCGCCACCGCTGCCAGTGAGGATAACTCTCCTACCGTCACTGAATCTTAA